In Candida albicans SC5314 chromosome 4, complete sequence, the genomic window TAGATATGTTGAGAGAGAAACCCAATGTTGTTGTGTTTGGAACAGCTCCATATATTTAGGTTTGAATGGATcgttttattatttgttgttgtgagATCACCATGACATTTCTTTATTGATTCGGCTCTGATTCTCGTGTTAAGATACACATTGACACCCGCTCGTTCGAGTGAGTCCTGTGTGAGCCGTTTAAACTCGTTAGACAACGGCTCTTGTGGGAAACACTCGTGTGGGTGGATTAGATTGACAGTTTTGTGTGGGAACTTAGTCTTGATATCTCCAGCAAACTCAATACCCACAGCGCCAGCACCTATAACACTTATGGTGTCGGCATTGGCAATTTCCTGTCGTGCATTATCCATTTCAAGCATGTATTGCCCGTATGTTGTTGCCAAAGGGGTGGTGGGCCAGTTCCTGTCTCGACCCGTGGCCAAAATCACATAGTCAAACTCAATAATTGCTTTCTCGGATACGGGTGACCCAAGTGTGTATTGTGCCTTGTGCTGGTTCAAATATGTCACTCTCCCATGCACATAGTTGATGTCAAGCCATTCGTTGTCGTTGCCAAACCACGATATGTCGTATTCGTCTGGGGTGTCGGAAAATATGTTTGCAAACTTGCAATTGTTTAAGTCTTTAAACGGAATAAATTGTGTCCTTGCAAATGCAGAATCCACAATCGATTTCGGGATTCCAAGGATGTTTAAAAGTCCATTTCTTGGCTCTACTATAGTTAGtgacaatttctttattggtGTGGATGGCTGCTCCTGTTTAAAGCGTTGTATCTGTTCGGCCAAATGCAGTTGTAGAGACCTTAAAGCAGACAACCCACTATAAGCCCCACCAACTATAAGAATATTTGTGGTGAATGATCTTGCAATTGGATGCAAATTCCTGTCGTTGAATAAAGTAGGCGTTGACAAATTGTCATATCCTTTGAGTGGTTGTTTGGTGAGATCTGTCATAATAGGTGAATGGTGAAATAATTGGGCGGTTCGTGCTGTCTAACTTCTCGTGTTTGCTGTTGTTGGAAATTTTGCTGTCAAGACGTTGAACGTTATTATATactttttatctttttcatcaattctGGGACTCTTAAATTTGCtttcgaaaaaaaaaatcttatTAGGTTGCCCTTCCGAAACGGAGACTGTTTGCGAAAGTATATTTCAGCAAAGTGGAAATCGGAAATAAGATTGGGTTACAAAAGCAGCATCAGTTACGACTTCATATCAAATATACATTAACATTTCGTGACGGTTACTGAAATCAATCTCGTTGAAACAGAATCTACAAAGTATAATATCTTGTTAGATTAAATAAacttttctatttttaaatGACTATACTAGAACCAGTGATATTACAAAActaaataattaataaaaattgcTAAAAAGATAACACCACAAATCATATTTGGACCAAATTTGTCTCCATATGCCACTGCCTTCTTTTCTCTAATCATAAGAACTCTCCACAAATATTTATACGTGGAATAGCCAATGATGAACAAAGCAGCAATAAAGAACCCAATAGATGCTGTCAAAGTACTATTGGAACCATAGTTCAATAAAGCAGTGGCAACACCACCAATCAACATACCAACACTCAACCAAGAAAGGAAAGTTCTTTCATTGGCAAGGTAAACTTTTGGTTCAATTCTAATTGGAACACAAATGGATTTCCCCTTCGGTAATTTGTCTTTAAATGTACCATTCAAATCGAAATTAGTTCCTTCTTTAACAGTGAATTCACGGTCATCTTTGAAATAACTCATCAACTGATTAAAGAATGAGTTTCCTTGTCTTGAACGATGTGAGTTCTGGAACAACAAAGGACTCGTTTCttctaaatcttcttcGAGAGGGTTAATATCATTAGAGAATTGAACACCACTTCCACTGTAACCAGacaattcttcttcgtcCAATTCATTAGCTGATGTTGAACTCTCAATTCGCAAAGGAGCATTTCTTCTAATACCATATTCTTGTTGAATCTTCGGTTTACGAATATCAACATCCATTTGAGTGTACCAAAATGGTAATAAATTAACATAGTCGGTCAACAATGTAGCACCTCCGTGAAtgaatttggaaaatttaGGTACAGCTTCAACCAAATGAGATGTAACCAAGTCTCTGACCCATGCTGGAGGTTCTTGACCCATTTGAGTTTGCAATTTAACTTCCAAGA contains:
- a CDS encoding uncharacterized protein (Has domain(s) with predicted flavin adenine dinucleotide binding, oxidoreductase activity and role in oxidation-reduction process), coding for MTDLTKQPLKGYDNLSTPTLFNDRNLHPIARSFTTNILIVGGAYSGLSALRSLQSHLAEQIQRFKQEQPSTPIKKLSLTIVEPRNGLLNILGIPKSIVDSAFARTQFIPFKDLNNCKFANIFSDTPDEYDISWFGNDNEWLDINYVHGRVTYLNQHKAQYTLGSPVSEKAIIEFDYVILATGRDRNWPTTPLATTYGQYMLEMDNARQEIANADTISVIGAGAVGIEFAGDIKTKFPHKTVNLIHPHECFPQEPLSNEFKRLTQDSLERAGVNVYLNTRIRAESIKKCHGDLTTTNNKTIHSNLNIWSCSKHNNIGFLSQHIYENYVTSNKNLSINQYLQLYNAETNTTIENFFVLGDLVELPIIKSAGWAMYMGRQVANNLSNLIFNGIFVEPFPDLNAIPYGMVIVGGNNEIISELAGEVEVDNEHYKQEYEDYCIGKIRATIDM